GCACGATGGCCCGCAAGCGCCGCGACGAAGGCCGCGCTCCCAACGGAGCAGGCAGCATCTACTACAGCGAAGCTGACGGCAAATGGCACGGCCGCATCACCGTCGGAGTCCGTGACGACGGCAGGCCCGACCGCCGGCACGTCAAGCGCAAGACCGAAGGAGAGGTAGTCGACGCACTCCAGGAGCTGGAACAGCAGCGGCGAGCCGGGACGGTGCGCAAGCCCGGTAAGCCGTGGACGGTCGAGGCGTGGCTGAAGCACTGGGTCGAGAACATCGCGGCTCCCTCCATTCGGTACAAGGCTCTGGAGGGCTACCGCACGGCCGTTTACCGGCACCTGATCCCCGGCATCGGTGCTCACCGACTCGACAAGATCCGGCCGGAGCACTTCGAGAAGCTGTACACGAAGCTCACCAAGTCCGGTCTGAAACCTGCCACCGCTCACCAGGTGCACCGCACGGCCCGCACCGCGCTCGGTGAGGCCGAGAAGCGCGGCCACCTCGGACGCAACCCCGTGTCTCTGGCCAAGCCTCCCCGCATCGAGGAGGAAGAGATCGAGCCTATCGACTCCGATGACGTGAAGCGCATCCTCCGGGCCGCACTGCACCGCCGTAACGGTGTCCGGTTCGTGATCGCGCTCGCGCTCGGTTGTCGGCAAGGTGAAGCGCTCGGGCTGAAGTGGGACAACCTCAACGAGCAGAACCGCACCTTGCGTATCCGCAAGGCACTACAGCGGCAGAAGTGGCAACACGGCTGCACCGACCCGCACACCTGCGGCGCGAAGTACCACAAGACCGAGCCATGCAAGGACGGTTGTAAGCAGCACACCCGGCCGTGTCCGCCACCGTGCCCACCGGACTGCACCGAGCACGCCCGGAACTGTCCACAGCGGCACGGCGGGGGCCTGGTCGAGGTCGACGTGAAGTCACGGGCGGGCCGCCGCCTGATCGGGCTGCCCGATCAGCTCTTCGAGCTGCTACAGCGTCACCGCGACCAGCAGGAAGCCGAACGCCAGCACGCCGGGAGTGAGTGGCACGACAGCGGACGGATCTTCACCCAGCCCAACGGGAAGGCACTCGATCCCCGCCGGGACTACGCGGAATGGCACGCGCTCTTGGCTGAGGCCGGAGTGGCGGAGGCTCGGCTCCACGATGCCCGGCACACCGCCGCGACGGTGCTGCTCATCCTCGGCGTGCCTGACCGCACGGTCATGGAAGTCATGGGGTGGTCAAGCGTGACCATGAAACACCGCTACATGCACGTCACCGAGACCGTCCGGCGCGACGTGGCCGAGCGCCTGAATTCCTACTTCTGGGAGGGCAACTGAGACCCGAACTGAGCCCCCGGTAAAGCGAGAACGCCGCTCCAAAGTGCTCGGAGCGGCGTTCTCGCTGGTCAACCCTGGAGCCGCTGAGGGGACTCGAACCCCTGACCTTCCGCTTACAAGTTCCCGGGTAGTCAGTTCACCGTGGGCCGTTCAGGTCCGTTCGTGCTGGTCATCGGTATGGCTGGAACATTGGTGAACGGGTCCGTACTGGAGTGGACTGAGACCCGAACTGAGACCCCGAGGAGACAGGGAACCGGTACGGGAATCACACGTCGGTAAGGGAATTTTCCCTGTCCGGTTCCCTGGGCCGACTCCCTCGGGATGAGCTGCGGCAACACCCCGGACAGGGAACGAGGGAAGGCAGGGAACCACCCCGGTGCGGGGCCTGCCAGCCAGGGGCGCACATCCCGACGAGGCACTCCCTCCCTCACAGCGCGCAGCAAGTGAAGTTCCCGAAGGGAGCGCCGAAGGGAGCGAAGAGTGCGAAGGGAGCGGCTTACACAGGGGCCTACCCCCTTCGCACCCTTCGATGAAACGTGCACTCGATACCTTCGCTCACTCCATCGTTGGCTCGCCGTGTTCGAGGTAGACCATGCATCCCTTCTCATGGGCAGCGTGAGCCTGCTTCAAGCGGCGAGCCAAGCGAGGGATCAGATAGTCGTCAAGTTCGTGGACAGGTACCCAATCCCACGAGTCCAGCTCGTTCGAGTCGAGCTGAATACGGTGTTCGTCGTCCGCGAGATCGCCGCAGTCGAACACCCACAGCAGCTTGTCGCCGTCGTGCTCGGTCGGTGCCCAGTCGACGGCCAGGACTCGGCGCGGTTGGCGCTGGAGTCCGATTTCTTCGGCCAGCTCTCGGCTACAGGCTTGGGCCGGTGACTCGCCACCGTCCACGTAGCCTCCGGGAATGTCCCAACGATTGCCGTAGGTCTTGCGCACGAGCAAGACCTTTCCGGAGGCGCTGACGAACAGCGCACCGGCGGCCACGCGAGGAGTGGCGAACCTCTGTGTTACGGACTCCATATTGCGACCCTAT
This window of the Haloactinomyces albus genome carries:
- a CDS encoding NUDIX hydrolase, encoding MESVTQRFATPRVAAGALFVSASGKVLLVRKTYGNRWDIPGGYVDGGESPAQACSRELAEEIGLQRQPRRVLAVDWAPTEHDGDKLLWVFDCGDLADDEHRIQLDSNELDSWDWVPVHELDDYLIPRLARRLKQAHAAHEKGCMVYLEHGEPTME
- a CDS encoding tyrosine-type recombinase/integrase, producing the protein MARKRRDEGRAPNGAGSIYYSEADGKWHGRITVGVRDDGRPDRRHVKRKTEGEVVDALQELEQQRRAGTVRKPGKPWTVEAWLKHWVENIAAPSIRYKALEGYRTAVYRHLIPGIGAHRLDKIRPEHFEKLYTKLTKSGLKPATAHQVHRTARTALGEAEKRGHLGRNPVSLAKPPRIEEEEIEPIDSDDVKRILRAALHRRNGVRFVIALALGCRQGEALGLKWDNLNEQNRTLRIRKALQRQKWQHGCTDPHTCGAKYHKTEPCKDGCKQHTRPCPPPCPPDCTEHARNCPQRHGGGLVEVDVKSRAGRRLIGLPDQLFELLQRHRDQQEAERQHAGSEWHDSGRIFTQPNGKALDPRRDYAEWHALLAEAGVAEARLHDARHTAATVLLILGVPDRTVMEVMGWSSVTMKHRYMHVTETVRRDVAERLNSYFWEGN